The following are encoded together in the Pedobacter sp. D749 genome:
- a CDS encoding GxxExxY protein, with translation MIEYEKDTLTQTIIGCCYEVHNQLGPGFLEKTYVNALKIKLQQAGLNYTAEKEFSVVFENIVVGKFRCDLFVENKVIVELKSVTGYQPKLFQSQLISYLKASKIKTGLLINFGNTSCEVKRLSI, from the coding sequence ATGATCGAATATGAAAAAGACACCTTAACACAAACCATTATAGGCTGTTGTTATGAAGTTCATAATCAGTTAGGTCCGGGATTTTTGGAAAAAACATACGTTAATGCGCTAAAAATCAAACTTCAACAGGCAGGTTTAAATTACACGGCAGAAAAAGAATTCAGCGTTGTATTTGAGAACATTGTTGTAGGAAAATTCAGATGTGATCTTTTTGTTGAAAATAAAGTAATTGTAGAATTAAAATCGGTGACAGGATATCAACCTAAGTTATTTCAAAGTCAACTTATATCATACTTAAAAGCGAGCAAAATTAAAACCGGATTATTGATTAACTTTGGCAACACAAGCTGTGAGGTAAAACGCTTATCTATTTAA
- the rimO gene encoding 30S ribosomal protein S12 methylthiotransferase RimO, which translates to MNTKIVRSKSAVKQPKINVITLGCSKNIYDSEVLMGQLRGNNLNVVHESDKMGKDDIVVINTCGFIDNAKQESIDTILQFSELKEAGKIGKVVVTGCLSERYKPELESEITNVDAFFGTNDLQNILHELGANYKHELIGERLLTTPSHFAYFKIAEGCNRPCSFCAIPLMRGKHMSKPMEELVNEAKILAKNGTKELILIAQDLTYYGLDLYGVRKLDELMRRLSDVPGIEWIRLQYAYPSGFPMEILDAMNERDNICNYLDMPLQHITDNMLKSMRRGTTKQKTIDLVNQIRDKVPNIAMRTTLICGYPGETEYDFEEMKEWVAETKFDRLGCFTYSHEEKTHAHSLVDDIPDEVKQQRVDDIMEIQQGISFDINQEKVGKTFKVLIDKKEGDFFVGRTEFDSPEVDNEVLIDAATGYAANGSFVNVKVDRAEDFDLYGKIV; encoded by the coding sequence ATGAATACCAAAATAGTAAGAAGTAAAAGCGCAGTTAAACAACCTAAAATTAATGTAATTACATTAGGTTGTTCTAAAAACATATACGATTCGGAAGTGTTGATGGGGCAGTTGCGTGGCAACAATTTAAACGTTGTGCACGAATCAGACAAAATGGGCAAAGACGATATCGTTGTAATCAATACCTGCGGTTTTATCGACAATGCTAAACAGGAATCAATTGATACCATCCTTCAGTTCAGCGAGTTGAAAGAAGCTGGTAAAATTGGTAAGGTAGTGGTTACAGGTTGTTTATCTGAACGCTACAAACCTGAGTTGGAATCAGAAATTACCAACGTTGATGCCTTTTTCGGCACCAATGATTTACAAAATATTCTGCACGAACTAGGTGCTAACTACAAACACGAACTGATTGGCGAACGTTTGCTCACTACTCCATCCCATTTTGCTTATTTCAAAATTGCTGAAGGCTGTAACCGTCCCTGCTCTTTCTGCGCCATTCCTTTAATGCGTGGCAAGCACATGAGCAAACCTATGGAAGAACTGGTTAACGAAGCTAAAATATTGGCCAAAAACGGCACCAAAGAACTGATTTTAATTGCTCAGGATCTTACTTATTACGGATTAGACCTTTACGGCGTACGTAAATTAGATGAGCTGATGCGTCGCCTGTCGGATGTTCCCGGAATCGAATGGATCCGTTTGCAATACGCCTACCCTTCTGGTTTCCCGATGGAAATTTTAGATGCCATGAATGAGCGCGACAACATCTGCAACTATCTGGATATGCCACTACAGCACATTACCGATAACATGCTAAAATCGATGCGTCGCGGTACCACTAAACAGAAAACCATCGATCTGGTTAACCAGATTAGAGATAAAGTTCCGAATATCGCTATGCGTACGACTTTAATCTGCGGTTATCCTGGCGAAACTGAATACGATTTTGAAGAAATGAAGGAATGGGTTGCCGAAACCAAATTCGATCGTTTGGGTTGCTTTACCTACTCGCACGAGGAAAAAACACATGCCCATAGTTTGGTTGATGATATCCCGGATGAAGTTAAACAACAACGTGTTGATGATATCATGGAAATACAACAAGGCATTTCATTTGATATTAACCAGGAAAAAGTAGGCAAAACCTTCAAAGTGCTGATTGATAAAAAAGAAGGTGATTTTTTTGTAGGCAGAACCGAATTTGATTCACCAGAGGTAGATAATGAAGTTTTAATCGACGCTGCAACAGGTTATGCTGCTAATGGAAGTTTTGTTAATGTAAAGGTTGACAGAGCAGAAGATTTCGATTTATACGGAAAAATCGTTTAA
- a CDS encoding NAD(P)H-dependent glycerol-3-phosphate dehydrogenase, which produces MVPKIAMIGGGSWATAIVKMLADNLSEKEIFWWMRNETAIEHIKKFKHNPHYLSSVELKLNQDNISSDISSIIKSADFVILNVPAAFLKETLSAITPEDLRGKKIVSAIKGIVPEDNLIIGEFLNEKYNIPYHDILVVSGPCHAEEVAFEKLSYLTIACTDVDKAAAFASILNTRYIKTNVSDDIFGTEYAAVLKNIYAVASGICHGIGYGDNFQAVLISNAIREIKRFVDLVHPIDRDIKESAYLGDLLVTAYSQFSRNRTFGNMIGKGYTVKSAQLEMNMVAEGYYAAKCMHIKNQEYNVDMPICKAVHSIIYEKRSPQIEMKLLAEKLN; this is translated from the coding sequence ATGGTACCTAAAATAGCAATGATAGGGGGTGGGAGCTGGGCTACTGCCATCGTAAAAATGCTTGCAGATAATTTGTCTGAGAAAGAGATTTTTTGGTGGATGCGTAACGAAACAGCCATTGAACACATCAAAAAATTTAAACACAATCCTCATTACCTCAGTTCTGTTGAGCTAAAACTCAATCAGGACAATATCTCGTCTGATATCAGTTCGATTATAAAATCAGCTGATTTTGTTATTTTAAATGTTCCTGCGGCTTTTTTAAAGGAAACACTGTCTGCCATAACCCCTGAAGATTTAAGAGGCAAGAAAATAGTATCAGCCATTAAGGGAATTGTACCCGAAGATAACCTGATTATCGGCGAATTTTTGAACGAAAAATACAACATCCCTTATCACGATATTCTTGTGGTAAGCGGCCCCTGCCATGCAGAAGAAGTAGCCTTTGAGAAACTTTCTTACCTAACTATTGCCTGTACCGACGTAGATAAAGCGGCCGCATTTGCCTCGATTTTAAATACACGCTACATTAAAACTAATGTTTCTGACGATATTTTCGGTACAGAATACGCTGCTGTTTTAAAAAATATTTACGCCGTAGCCAGTGGCATTTGCCATGGCATAGGTTATGGCGATAACTTTCAGGCCGTGCTCATTAGCAACGCCATACGAGAAATCAAACGTTTTGTAGATTTGGTTCATCCCATTGATCGCGACATTAAAGAATCAGCCTATCTGGGCGATTTGCTCGTAACTGCCTATTCACAGTTCAGCCGCAACCGTACTTTTGGTAATATGATAGGCAAGGGGTATACCGTAAAATCGGCACAGTTAGAAATGAATATGGTAGCCGAAGGTTATTATGCTGCAAAATGTATGCACATCAAAAACCAGGAGTATAATGTAGACATGCCCATCTGTAAGGCTGTTCACAGCATCATTTACGAGAAACGATCGCCACAGATAGAAATGAAGCTATTGGCGGAGAAATTAAACTAA